A stretch of Rhizobium sp. TH2 DNA encodes these proteins:
- a CDS encoding lipopolysaccharide biosynthesis protein, producing MLLRSTLIYAPAILLTRVSALLLLVIATRLIDQTEYGLFTLVVTTGEMTDIAVTNWLRIALLRLGGKGEISRGSVMIAGRLLLGTTTLALGISVIAAMAVVPERWNEFAIAVCAYLVAGAVSRFALTVLQMQQRHSAYSTLEFLRAVLQLALPIAAIIVFPNSFLGMSLGSSLGVLLAGVVASAMAFGHLVAGPPRFTAREFAVIGVPLVIMALVGFGLNSAERLILKLYHDAGAVAIFAAAYALARQPIDMVANAINMGGFPEVVSRFDSEGPAAAGEFLTGLMALMFRLCLPVAALLVALSADITGLALPADYHDQTARLFPVIAFSVLCANLTSFVYGSVVHAHKRQWLLIIANAIGSVAAIALSMILIPTMAEFGAALALAGGSVSALIACFIISERLTPVPVPWHDIGLSLVISTSTGLAAWLVTWILGDAHSVVRLFAGGAIGGLVFLALNARFHREATTRIVTRVLARIRG from the coding sequence TTGCTACTGCGTTCGACGCTCATCTATGCCCCGGCGATCCTGCTGACGCGCGTCTCGGCGCTGCTCCTGCTCGTCATCGCCACGCGGCTGATCGACCAGACGGAATACGGCCTGTTCACGCTCGTCGTCACAACAGGTGAAATGACCGATATCGCCGTCACCAACTGGCTGCGGATTGCGCTTCTGAGGCTTGGCGGCAAGGGCGAGATCAGTCGCGGCAGCGTGATGATCGCGGGCAGGCTTCTTCTCGGCACGACGACGCTGGCGCTCGGAATATCGGTGATCGCGGCGATGGCCGTCGTGCCCGAGCGCTGGAATGAATTCGCGATTGCTGTCTGCGCCTATCTCGTCGCGGGCGCGGTGAGCCGGTTCGCACTCACCGTGTTGCAGATGCAGCAGCGCCATTCCGCCTATTCCACGCTCGAATTCCTGCGCGCGGTGCTGCAATTGGCGCTGCCGATAGCGGCGATTATCGTCTTCCCGAATTCGTTTCTCGGCATGTCGCTCGGTTCGAGCCTGGGCGTATTGCTCGCCGGCGTGGTCGCGAGCGCCATGGCTTTCGGCCATCTCGTGGCTGGTCCGCCGCGTTTCACGGCGAGGGAATTCGCAGTGATCGGCGTGCCGCTGGTCATCATGGCGCTCGTCGGTTTTGGTCTCAACAGCGCCGAGCGGCTGATCCTCAAGCTCTATCACGATGCCGGCGCAGTGGCGATTTTCGCCGCGGCCTATGCGCTGGCGCGGCAGCCGATCGATATGGTCGCCAATGCCATCAATATGGGCGGCTTCCCTGAAGTGGTCAGCCGCTTCGATAGCGAGGGACCGGCCGCTGCCGGAGAATTCCTGACCGGACTGATGGCATTGATGTTCCGGCTCTGCCTGCCCGTTGCGGCCTTGCTCGTCGCGCTAAGTGCGGACATCACCGGGCTTGCTTTGCCGGCGGATTATCATGACCAGACCGCCCGGCTCTTCCCGGTCATCGCCTTCAGCGTCCTCTGCGCCAACCTGACCAGTTTCGTCTATGGCAGCGTGGTGCATGCGCACAAGCGGCAATGGCTGCTGATCATCGCCAATGCCATCGGCTCGGTGGCGGCGATTGCTCTCTCCATGATCCTGATCCCTACCATGGCCGAGTTTGGCGCGGCACTGGCGCTGGCCGGCGGGTCGGTATCCGCGCTCATCGCCTGCTTCATCATCAGCGAAAGACTGACGCCGGTGCCGGTGCCTTGGCATGATATCGGCCTGTCACTCGTCATCTCGACCAGTACCGGTCTCGCCGCGTGGCTCGTGACCTGGATTCTTGGCGACGCGCATTCCGTGGTCAGGCTCTTCGCGGGAGGAGCCATCGGCGGTCTGGTTTTCCTTGCATTGAACGCCAGGTTTCACCGCGAGGCGACAACACGGATCGTCACCAGGGTGCTCGCCAGAATAAGAGGCTGA
- a CDS encoding WecB/TagA/CpsF family glycosyltransferase, which produces MNGSQSGWAQHRLLASRRLEFMGAPMHALTMTETLGIAEEAMAFRRPLLHTVINVAKLVNMGKNPELYEDVTGADVISVDGMGVLWGARLCGVKVPERVAGVDIMINLFDLCAARGFRPYLLGAEQQVLDNVALRLRRDHPSLVVAGMHDGYFDTADEDAIVAAINATDADCLFVAMPTPRKERFLKRYRDVLVPNFVMGVGGSFDVYGGKVARAPQLVQALGAEWLFRVAQEPSRLWPRYYETNIAYASLLWRELRSRPIRR; this is translated from the coding sequence GTGAACGGAAGCCAATCCGGATGGGCGCAGCATCGGCTGCTGGCGTCACGACGGCTCGAATTCATGGGCGCGCCGATGCATGCCCTGACCATGACGGAAACACTCGGCATAGCCGAGGAGGCGATGGCCTTCCGGCGGCCGCTGCTCCACACCGTCATCAATGTCGCCAAGCTGGTGAACATGGGCAAGAATCCGGAACTCTATGAGGATGTCACCGGTGCCGATGTGATCAGCGTCGATGGCATGGGCGTTCTGTGGGGTGCCCGGCTTTGCGGCGTCAAAGTGCCCGAGCGTGTGGCCGGCGTCGACATCATGATCAATCTCTTCGACCTTTGCGCAGCGCGCGGTTTTCGCCCGTATCTGTTGGGTGCGGAGCAACAGGTGCTCGACAATGTCGCCCTGCGGCTGCGCCGGGATCATCCGTCGCTGGTCGTTGCCGGGATGCACGATGGCTATTTCGATACGGCGGACGAGGATGCGATCGTCGCGGCGATCAACGCCACGGACGCCGATTGCCTGTTCGTGGCGATGCCGACGCCGCGCAAGGAGCGGTTTCTCAAACGCTACCGCGATGTGCTGGTTCCGAATTTCGTCATGGGCGTCGGCGGTAGCTTCGATGTCTATGGCGGCAAGGTGGCGCGGGCCCCGCAACTGGTGCAGGCACTCGGAGCGGAATGGCTGTTTCGCGTCGCGCAGGAACCGAGCCGGCTCTGGCCGCGCTATTATGAAACCAATATCGCCTATGCCAGCCTGCTATGGCGGGAGCTTCGCAGCCGCCCGATACGCCGATAG
- the wecC gene encoding UDP-N-acetyl-D-mannosamine dehydrogenase: MTNIRTVSVIGMGYIGLPTCAIFASRGFDVIGVDVNVAVVDKVNHGQIHIVEPDLDGLIQKVVANGRLKAFTRPQPADVFIITVPTPITEDKKPDIDYVISAARSIAPMLKVGDLVMLESTSPVGTTRAITRLLAELRPELRFPDTYGEEADILVAYSPERVLPGKILTELVNNDRSIGGLSQKSSERAAELYSSFVTGKLFVTQPEIAELVKLTENAFRDVNIAFANELAAVCQELSLNVWEVIELANRHPRVNILQPGPGVGGHCIAVDPHFIIDAAPNSTRLIRAARTINSERPHAVVRDIEALLDKRRNQTVACLGLSFKPDIDDMRESPAVEVVKLLAEKPDLSIIVAEPNARTLPHELEGKGVVMMDALSAIDCADIVVLLVDHRQFKLIDAEALKSKALVDTRGLWTWRKARKPDARMQEERPVTVTSMPKIVGRVA; the protein is encoded by the coding sequence ATGACTAATATCCGCACCGTGTCCGTGATCGGCATGGGCTATATCGGCCTGCCGACCTGTGCCATCTTCGCCAGCCGGGGCTTCGATGTGATCGGTGTCGACGTCAACGTAGCTGTCGTCGACAAGGTCAATCACGGCCAGATCCATATCGTCGAGCCGGATCTCGACGGACTGATCCAGAAGGTGGTTGCGAACGGCAGATTGAAGGCTTTCACCAGGCCGCAGCCGGCCGATGTCTTCATCATCACCGTGCCGACGCCGATCACCGAGGACAAGAAGCCCGATATCGATTACGTCATATCAGCCGCGCGCAGCATTGCCCCGATGCTGAAGGTGGGCGACCTGGTGATGCTGGAATCGACTTCGCCCGTCGGTACGACCCGAGCGATCACCAGGTTGCTCGCCGAACTGCGCCCCGAACTCAGGTTCCCGGATACCTATGGCGAGGAGGCCGATATTCTGGTCGCCTATTCGCCCGAACGCGTGCTGCCGGGCAAGATCCTCACCGAACTGGTCAACAATGACCGCTCGATCGGCGGCCTGTCGCAAAAGTCGTCCGAGCGGGCTGCAGAACTCTATTCCAGCTTCGTCACCGGCAAATTGTTCGTCACCCAGCCGGAAATCGCCGAACTGGTCAAGCTGACGGAAAATGCATTCCGCGACGTCAATATCGCGTTTGCCAACGAGCTTGCGGCGGTATGCCAGGAATTGTCGCTGAATGTTTGGGAAGTGATCGAGCTTGCCAACCGGCATCCTCGCGTCAACATCCTGCAGCCAGGCCCGGGCGTCGGCGGCCATTGCATCGCTGTCGATCCGCATTTCATCATCGATGCGGCGCCCAACAGCACGAGGCTGATCCGCGCGGCGCGGACGATCAACAGCGAACGTCCACATGCGGTGGTCCGGGATATCGAGGCACTGCTTGACAAGCGCCGCAACCAGACCGTCGCCTGCCTGGGCCTGAGCTTCAAGCCTGACATCGACGACATGCGCGAGAGCCCGGCTGTCGAGGTCGTCAAGCTGCTGGCGGAAAAGCCGGATTTGAGTATCATCGTCGCTGAGCCCAATGCCCGCACGCTGCCGCACGAACTGGAGGGCAAGGGCGTCGTCATGATGGATGCGCTCTCGGCGATCGATTGTGCCGATATCGTCGTCCTCCTGGTCGACCACCGGCAGTTCAAGCTGATCGACGCGGAGGCGCTCAAGAGCAAGGCGCTTGTCGACACACGCGGTCTATGGACGTGGCGCAAGGCCCGTAAGCCGGATGCGCGCATGCAGGAGGAAAGGCCGGTGACGGTCACATCGATGCCGAAGATCGTGGGGCGCGTGGCGTGA
- the wecB gene encoding non-hydrolyzing UDP-N-acetylglucosamine 2-epimerase — protein MNVMSHSDLPAKRRLLIVFGTRPEALKCFPVARAALDHSGFLTRICVTGQHRELLDQVIQLTSLPVHYDLNIMQPGQTLFDVTARVLTGMAEVLDEFKPDIVMVQGDTTTAMAAALAAFYKRISVAHVEAGLRSHNINSPFPEELNRKVAANIATWHFAPTALARDNLVAEGTDPANIFVTGNTVIDTLLHFSATIDADAMMNAELSSRFPYLDPSKKMILVTGHRRENFDGGIDRICHALRVLAARGDVQIIFPVHPNPNVRGVVDAELGNVPNIHLITPQEYLPFVYLMKQSYLVLTDSGGVQEEVPSLGKPVLVMRDNTERPEGVAAGTARLVGTDIDKILSNANALLDDQLAYRGMAGRHNPYGDGRASTRIIEELLRHD, from the coding sequence ATGAACGTTATGTCTCATTCCGATCTTCCGGCCAAGCGCAGGTTACTGATCGTGTTCGGTACCCGGCCGGAGGCGCTCAAGTGCTTTCCGGTTGCGCGCGCCGCACTTGATCATTCCGGATTTCTGACCCGGATCTGCGTCACCGGGCAGCATCGCGAATTGCTGGACCAGGTGATCCAGTTGACGAGCCTGCCGGTGCATTACGACCTCAATATCATGCAGCCGGGCCAGACGCTGTTCGACGTCACAGCCCGCGTGCTGACCGGCATGGCCGAAGTGCTCGATGAATTCAAGCCCGATATCGTGATGGTGCAGGGCGACACCACCACGGCGATGGCTGCAGCACTTGCGGCCTTCTACAAGCGCATATCCGTGGCGCATGTCGAGGCCGGGCTGCGCAGTCACAATATCAATTCGCCCTTTCCCGAGGAGTTGAACCGCAAGGTCGCCGCCAATATCGCGACCTGGCATTTCGCACCCACCGCGCTTGCCCGCGACAACCTCGTCGCTGAGGGAACGGATCCCGCCAACATATTCGTCACCGGCAACACGGTCATCGATACGCTGCTGCATTTCTCGGCGACGATCGACGCCGATGCGATGATGAATGCCGAACTGTCGTCGCGCTTTCCCTACCTCGATCCATCCAAGAAGATGATCCTGGTCACCGGCCACCGGCGGGAGAATTTCGATGGCGGCATCGACCGCATCTGTCATGCGCTCAGGGTGCTGGCCGCGCGCGGCGACGTGCAGATCATCTTTCCGGTCCATCCCAATCCCAATGTGCGTGGCGTGGTCGATGCCGAGCTCGGCAACGTTCCGAACATCCATCTCATCACGCCGCAGGAATACCTGCCCTTCGTCTATCTGATGAAGCAAAGCTACCTCGTGCTGACCGATAGCGGCGGCGTGCAGGAAGAGGTGCCGTCGCTCGGCAAGCCAGTGCTTGTCATGCGCGACAATACCGAACGCCCGGAAGGTGTCGCCGCCGGCACGGCCCGCCTCGTCGGCACCGATATCGACAAGATCCTTTCCAATGCCAATGCCCTGCTCGACGACCAGCTCGCCTATCGCGGCATGGCCGGCCGACACAATCCCTACGGGGACGGCAGGGCGAGTACCCGCATCATCGAGGAGTTGCTGCGTCATGACTAA
- a CDS encoding VpsF family polysaccharide biosynthesis protein (VpsF, distantly related to oligosaccharide ligases, is encoded next to the probable flippase VpsE.), with product MLLFLAVAFTFLIRFNISPQIMNRIVNYTDDGGSFIEKLHVGTYAMFLLLPLAFFARPFTLRGEEIGKFRVLLRFSILMAALVPYLFLTGRAGSSGFIIDTYLVASAAGLIMLTFDDSARHALGDIVLGMLILSAVIGIMEALTHIRVLPYDLNELQFRPIGLANHPLALGSLCATAIGFVVLARWPVWMRLLAVFILFVGCAASGARFALLLGGVEVMALVLFTRWQGLTLRRAFKAKLVVFIITVVLAAALITAMYAGGLLNRFGGSLFDENFMARVTIYRVFDYVSWGDIMFGINVKELLEIVNQKLHLPYIESAPVVITLLFGLPIALFFAWLLVWMLFRMLRGAPGAVWIGTITYVLTALSNNALSSKNPEIAILLVLLAAYGGRTRLQSDAA from the coding sequence ATGCTGCTTTTCCTGGCGGTGGCTTTCACCTTCCTGATCCGCTTCAACATCTCGCCGCAGATCATGAACAGGATCGTCAATTATACCGATGACGGCGGATCGTTCATCGAGAAGCTGCATGTCGGCACCTATGCTATGTTCCTGCTGCTGCCGCTGGCGTTTTTCGCCCGGCCGTTCACCTTGCGCGGCGAAGAGATCGGCAAGTTCAGGGTGCTTCTTCGCTTTTCCATCCTGATGGCGGCCCTGGTGCCTTATCTGTTCCTCACCGGACGCGCCGGCTCGTCCGGCTTCATTATCGATACCTATCTGGTCGCGAGTGCAGCCGGTCTGATCATGCTGACCTTCGACGATAGCGCGCGCCATGCTCTGGGCGACATCGTGCTTGGCATGCTGATATTGAGTGCGGTGATCGGCATCATGGAAGCCCTGACCCACATTCGTGTTCTGCCCTATGACCTGAACGAGTTGCAGTTCCGGCCGATCGGGCTTGCCAACCATCCGCTGGCGCTCGGTTCGCTTTGCGCCACGGCAATCGGTTTCGTGGTGCTGGCGCGCTGGCCGGTCTGGATGCGGCTTCTCGCGGTGTTCATCCTGTTCGTCGGCTGCGCCGCGTCGGGGGCGCGGTTCGCGCTTCTGCTCGGCGGTGTCGAGGTCATGGCGCTGGTGCTGTTCACGCGCTGGCAGGGGCTGACGCTACGGCGTGCATTCAAGGCCAAGCTCGTGGTGTTCATCATAACCGTGGTGCTCGCCGCGGCCCTGATCACGGCCATGTATGCCGGCGGCCTGCTGAACCGCTTCGGCGGGTCGCTGTTCGATGAGAACTTCATGGCCCGCGTGACGATCTACAGGGTGTTCGACTATGTCAGCTGGGGCGACATCATGTTCGGCATCAACGTCAAGGAGTTGCTCGAGATCGTCAACCAGAAGCTCCACCTGCCCTATATCGAAAGCGCGCCGGTGGTCATCACGCTTCTGTTCGGCCTGCCGATCGCGCTGTTCTTCGCATGGCTGCTCGTTTGGATGCTGTTCAGGATGCTGCGCGGCGCGCCTGGTGCCGTCTGGATCGGCACCATCACCTATGTGCTGACGGCGCTGTCGAACAATGCTCTGTCCTCGAAAAACCCCGAGATCGCGATTCTGCTGGTCCTGCTCGCGGCCTATGGCGGGCGCACGAGACTTCAGTCCGATGCGGCGTGA
- a CDS encoding GumC family protein — protein MREAEETVTIEKIGDFLELDFRRLFVWLRSGLMLAVVLAVVGAIGGVVYAMMATPRYTVGTDILINPASLQVVSNDLYSQPGQVDGQVLNTRSKLRVLTSRNVLAQVVDELDLASDPEFYDPTPRFSVSALLGLKKEVAKPDPRLAALENLQKRVDSKADETSFVSTLLVSAESAGKAIEISQSMVNAFQNELAKADAEGANRAAKSLEERLGQLKADATAAEEKVEAYKRAHKLSASDGQLVSSQTMTQLNTQIIAAQSRVIAAQSTYDSLLAASSNADLSDSVASATIVALREKANNLQRQIDAQSMTFGPRYPAIMRLQAELDGANSQLKVELTRTIENAKTTLDKSQASLTALTTQMDSLKGNVFSDNESQVALRELERDASAKSTIYESFMSRARQITEREQINTTDVRVISTAVPPSSRSWPPPATLMIALGLFAGFMLGMMLAVIRGMSRDLRQPGQMSSAAYR, from the coding sequence ATGCGCGAAGCCGAGGAGACGGTGACGATCGAGAAGATCGGCGATTTCCTCGAACTGGATTTCCGCCGCCTGTTCGTCTGGCTGCGCTCGGGGCTGATGCTGGCCGTGGTCCTGGCGGTCGTCGGCGCGATCGGCGGCGTGGTCTATGCCATGATGGCAACGCCGCGCTACACGGTCGGCACGGATATCCTGATCAACCCCGCCAGCCTTCAGGTCGTCTCCAACGATCTCTATTCGCAACCGGGGCAGGTCGATGGCCAGGTGCTCAACACCCGCAGCAAGCTGCGCGTGCTGACATCGCGCAACGTGCTGGCGCAGGTTGTGGATGAACTCGATCTCGCAAGCGACCCGGAATTCTACGATCCGACGCCGCGCTTCAGCGTATCTGCGCTGCTCGGCCTGAAGAAGGAAGTCGCCAAGCCCGATCCCAGGCTGGCGGCGCTGGAAAATCTTCAGAAACGGGTCGATTCGAAAGCCGACGAAACATCTTTCGTTTCCACCCTTCTGGTCTCAGCGGAATCGGCCGGCAAGGCGATCGAAATCTCGCAATCCATGGTCAATGCGTTCCAGAACGAGCTTGCCAAGGCCGATGCCGAGGGCGCCAATCGCGCCGCCAAATCGCTTGAGGAGCGGCTGGGCCAGTTGAAAGCGGATGCGACGGCGGCCGAGGAGAAGGTCGAGGCCTACAAGCGCGCGCACAAACTCTCGGCCAGCGATGGCCAACTCGTCAGCTCGCAGACCATGACCCAGCTCAATACCCAGATCATCGCGGCGCAATCGCGCGTGATCGCCGCCCAATCCACCTATGACTCGCTGCTGGCAGCAAGCAGCAATGCCGATTTGTCCGACTCGGTCGCATCGGCGACCATCGTCGCACTTCGCGAAAAGGCCAATAACCTGCAGCGCCAGATCGACGCCCAGTCCATGACCTTCGGCCCGCGCTATCCGGCGATCATGCGGCTGCAGGCCGAACTGGATGGCGCCAATTCCCAGCTCAAGGTGGAGCTCACCCGCACAATCGAAAACGCCAAGACGACGCTGGACAAGAGCCAGGCTTCGCTCACCGCCCTGACCACCCAGATGGATTCGCTCAAGGGCAACGTCTTCAGCGATAACGAATCCCAGGTCGCGCTGCGCGAACTGGAGCGCGATGCGTCGGCGAAATCGACGATCTACGAGAGCTTCATGTCGCGCGCCCGCCAGATCACCGAGCGCGAGCAGATCAACACGACCGATGTGCGCGTGATCTCGACGGCGGTGCCGCCATCCTCGCGCTCCTGGCCGCCGCCGGCCACATTGATGATCGCGCTCGGCTTGTTTGCCGGCTTCATGCTGGGCATGATGCTCGCCGTGATCCGCGGAATGTCGCGCGATCTGAGGCAACCGGGCCAGATGAGCAGTGCCGCATACAGATAG
- a CDS encoding glycosyltransferase: protein MNTKRIVFHSASLRGGGAERVFVLMANELAARGHDVTLFTWNAEGPNAALLSPRVKLLDLGLTIRGESYGKAATLRGLWRTAQILRHLKPDVVFSAPEFANLIIAIALLISRSRAKFFPSFHAAKSLPSSGIGARLAIWLSKLVASRATRAIAVSQGIGRDLAERGFPESRIVVINNPLPPRAKTTVSYPWHEQLAAMGDGPVLASVGRLVPVKDHKTLFDACALLGADRHWRLAIFGEGPLDAELKTYALKLGIADRVLFAGYVADPMTCYAAADLVVLSSLSEGFGNVLIEAMASGVPVVSTDAPHGPREILADGRFGPLVPVGDASALAIAIAGMLEHPTPAKLLNERARDFNVVRIGDQYEQLL from the coding sequence GTGAACACCAAGCGTATCGTCTTCCACAGCGCGAGCCTTCGGGGCGGCGGCGCCGAGCGTGTCTTCGTGCTGATGGCCAACGAGCTTGCCGCGCGCGGGCATGACGTGACGCTGTTCACCTGGAATGCCGAGGGTCCCAATGCGGCACTCCTTTCGCCACGCGTGAAACTCCTCGATCTCGGCTTGACCATTCGGGGCGAAAGCTACGGCAAGGCGGCGACGCTGCGGGGGCTTTGGCGCACCGCGCAAATCCTGCGTCATCTCAAGCCCGATGTCGTATTCAGCGCCCCCGAATTCGCCAACCTGATCATCGCAATCGCGCTGCTGATTTCCCGCAGTCGAGCAAAATTTTTCCCGAGTTTCCACGCAGCAAAGTCGCTACCATCGAGTGGTATCGGCGCGCGTCTGGCAATCTGGCTCTCGAAACTGGTGGCTTCGCGTGCAACAAGAGCGATCGCCGTATCGCAGGGTATCGGCCGGGATCTTGCCGAGCGCGGGTTTCCCGAGTCCCGGATTGTGGTCATCAACAACCCGCTTCCGCCTCGTGCCAAAACAACGGTCTCCTATCCATGGCATGAGCAGCTTGCCGCCATGGGGGATGGTCCGGTCCTGGCGTCGGTCGGCCGGTTGGTTCCGGTCAAGGATCACAAGACCCTGTTCGACGCTTGCGCCTTGCTGGGCGCCGACCGGCATTGGCGGCTGGCAATCTTCGGCGAAGGCCCGCTGGATGCGGAATTGAAAACCTACGCGTTGAAACTCGGCATCGCCGACCGCGTGCTCTTTGCCGGCTATGTCGCCGATCCCATGACCTGCTATGCCGCAGCCGATCTTGTGGTCTTGTCCTCGCTGAGTGAGGGCTTCGGCAATGTCCTCATCGAAGCCATGGCATCAGGCGTACCTGTCGTCTCGACCGACGCGCCACACGGCCCGCGCGAGATTCTAGCGGACGGTCGATTCGGACCACTTGTGCCGGTCGGCGATGCCAGTGCGCTGGCAATCGCCATCGCTGGGATGCTGGAGCACCCGACTCCGGCTAAGCTTCTCAACGAGAGGGCGCGTGATTTCAACGTGGTCCGGATCGGAGATCAATATGAGCAGCTGCTCTAA
- a CDS encoding GlxA family transcriptional regulator, whose translation MIGTDSKNTQTFGFVLLPNFALMSYASASEPLRAANLLAGRELYRIVPLSLGGLPVRSSGGVTIECEDIASRGSDMHTVFVCAGGGPTDWTTGESLYAPLRRLSRLGVRIGGISSGTFVLAAAGLLENRDFTIHWEHAPAFREAFPQLRLRQARYVLDGDRVTCGGGVAPLDMMHALISERMGSHFARRVSDWYLHTAIAEPTAPQRGSAAERFGTHHPALLAALEKMEATVEQPLDRSAMARFVGVSPRHLDRLFSEQLGRGFLDKYREIRLEHGRRLVEQSPLSISEIAMATGFSSPGHFSTAYKTLFARTPSQERVSRDIS comes from the coding sequence ATGATCGGCACAGACAGCAAAAATACGCAGACATTCGGCTTCGTGCTGCTGCCGAATTTCGCGCTGATGTCCTATGCATCGGCGTCCGAGCCCCTGCGCGCCGCCAATCTGCTGGCCGGCCGCGAACTTTATCGGATCGTGCCGCTCTCGCTGGGTGGGCTTCCCGTCCGAAGCTCCGGGGGCGTGACGATCGAGTGCGAGGACATCGCTTCGCGCGGCAGTGACATGCACACCGTCTTCGTCTGCGCGGGCGGTGGGCCGACGGATTGGACAACCGGGGAAAGTCTCTACGCTCCGCTGCGGCGGCTCTCGCGTCTCGGCGTGAGAATCGGCGGCATTTCGAGCGGTACCTTCGTCCTGGCGGCGGCCGGGCTGCTCGAGAATCGGGATTTCACCATCCATTGGGAGCACGCGCCGGCTTTCCGGGAAGCCTTTCCGCAACTGCGATTGCGCCAGGCGCGGTACGTGCTCGATGGTGACCGCGTGACCTGCGGCGGCGGCGTCGCGCCGCTCGACATGATGCATGCCCTGATCTCGGAGCGCATGGGCTCGCATTTCGCACGCCGGGTCAGCGACTGGTACCTGCACACGGCGATTGCCGAGCCAACCGCCCCGCAGCGCGGCTCCGCCGCCGAGCGATTCGGCACCCACCACCCGGCGCTGCTGGCCGCGCTGGAAAAGATGGAGGCGACCGTCGAACAGCCGCTCGATCGGTCGGCGATGGCGCGTTTCGTCGGCGTCAGCCCGCGCCATCTTGACCGGCTTTTCAGCGAGCAACTGGGACGTGGCTTTCTCGATAAATATCGCGAGATACGGCTTGAGCATGGCAGGCGGTTGGTGGAGCAGAGCCCGCTGTCGATTTCGGAAATCGCGATGGCGACGGGCTTTTCAAGCCCGGGTCACTTTTCCACGGCTTACAAAACACTTTTTGCGAGAACGCCGAGCCAGGAGCGGGTCTCGCGCGACATCTCGTGA
- a CDS encoding sarcosine oxidase subunit beta family protein, translating into MRYSALSILLNGLRGNKHWAPAWRDPQPKPHYDVVIVGGGGHGLATAYYLASRFGITNVAVLEKGYIGSGNVGRNTTIIRSNYLLPGNNPFYELSMKLWEGLEQDFNFNAMVSQRGVLNLFHSDAQRDAYVRRGNAMRLHGVDAELLDRAAVQAMLPFFDYDNARFPIKGGLLQRRGGTVRHDAVAWGYARGADSRGVDIIQNCEVTGIRRENGKVTGVETSRGFIGCGKLALAAAGNSSRVAEMADLKLPLESHVLQAFVSEGLKPFIDGVVTFGAGHFYVSQSDKGGLVFGGDIDGYNSYAQRGNLATVEHVAEAGKAMIPSISRIRVLRSWGGIMDMSMDGTPIIDRTHIDNLYLNAGWCYGGFKATPASGFCFAHLLANGTPHETAKAFRLDRFARGYPIDEKGQGAQPNLH; encoded by the coding sequence ATGCGCTATTCGGCACTCTCCATTCTGCTCAACGGCCTCAGGGGCAACAAGCATTGGGCGCCGGCATGGCGCGACCCCCAGCCCAAGCCGCATTATGACGTGGTCATCGTCGGCGGTGGCGGCCACGGTCTTGCGACGGCATACTATCTCGCCAGCCGTTTCGGCATCACCAATGTCGCGGTGCTCGAAAAGGGCTATATCGGCTCAGGCAATGTCGGCCGCAACACGACGATCATCCGCTCGAACTACCTGCTGCCCGGCAACAATCCATTCTACGAATTGTCGATGAAGCTGTGGGAAGGGTTGGAGCAGGATTTCAATTTCAACGCCATGGTCTCCCAGCGCGGCGTGCTCAATCTTTTCCATTCCGATGCCCAGCGCGATGCCTATGTCAGGCGCGGCAACGCCATGCGGCTGCACGGTGTCGATGCGGAACTGCTCGATCGGGCGGCGGTACAGGCGATGCTGCCCTTTTTCGACTACGACAATGCCCGCTTCCCGATCAAGGGCGGCCTGCTGCAGCGACGCGGCGGCACGGTGCGCCATGATGCCGTCGCCTGGGGCTACGCGCGCGGCGCCGATAGCCGAGGCGTCGATATCATCCAGAACTGCGAAGTGACCGGCATCCGCCGTGAGAACGGTAAAGTCACCGGCGTCGAGACATCGAGAGGCTTCATCGGCTGCGGCAAGCTGGCCCTCGCCGCCGCAGGCAATTCGTCGCGCGTCGCCGAAATGGCGGACCTGAAACTGCCGCTCGAGAGCCATGTCCTGCAGGCCTTCGTCTCCGAGGGGCTGAAACCCTTCATCGATGGCGTGGTGACCTTCGGCGCCGGGCATTTCTATGTCTCGCAGTCCGACAAGGGCGGCCTAGTGTTCGGCGGCGATATCGACGGCTATAATTCCTATGCCCAGCGCGGCAATCTGGCGACGGTCGAGCATGTCGCCGAAGCCGGCAAGGCGATGATCCCGTCGATCTCGCGCATTCGCGTACTGCGCTCCTGGGGCGGCATCATGGATATGAGCATGGATGGTACGCCGATCATCGATCGCACCCATATCGATAATCTCTATCTCAATGCCGGCTGGTGCTATGGCGGCTTCAAGGCAACGCCGGCCTCCGGCTTCTGCTTCGCCCATCTTCTGGCGAACGGCACGCCGCACGAAACCGCCAAGGCCTTCCGCCTCGATCGCTTCGCGCGCGGCTACCCGATCGACGAAAAGGGCCAGGGCGCCCAGCCCAACCTTCACTGA